One genomic region from Vitis riparia cultivar Riparia Gloire de Montpellier isolate 1030 chromosome 17, EGFV_Vit.rip_1.0, whole genome shotgun sequence encodes:
- the LOC117905188 gene encoding UDP-glycosyltransferase 83A1-like isoform X1, with protein MGRPHVLIIPCPAQGHVTPLMKFAYQISDHGIKVTFVNSDFIHEKLVAALPDEDEAQSRIGLASIPDGLGPGEDRKDLLKSTDSMLRVMPGHLKELIEKVNNSNDDEKITCVIADTTVGWALEVAEKMGIKRVAFCPCGPGSLALLFHIPRLIEAGHVNGIDGSLLNEELICLAKDIPAFSSNRLPWSCPSDLTVQEILFRLALQCIPAKNLSNWLLCNSVYELDSSACDLIPNILPIGPLLASNHLGHYTGNLWPEDSTCISWLDKQPAGSVIYVAFGSLATLSQNQFNELALGIELVGRPFLWVVRSDFTNGSAAEYPDGFIERVAEHGKIVSWAPQEKVLAHPSVACFLSHCGWNSTMDGIGMGVPFLCWPYFADQFHNQSYICDKWKVGLGLNPDEDGFISRHEIKKKIEMLVSDDGIKANAEKLKEMARKSVIEGGSSYKNFQTFVEALKQ; from the exons GCGTACCAGATTTCTGATCATGGGATCAAGGTCACCTTTGTTAACTCAGACTTCATACATGAAAAACTGGTGGCTGCACTGCCAGATGAGGATGAGGCTCAGAGTCGGATAGGGCTAGCCTCAATCCCAGATGGACTGGGTCCAGGGGAGGATCGAAAAGATTTACTCAAGTCGACAGACAGTATGTTAAGAGTCATGCCGGGTCATTTGAAGGAGTTAATTGAGAAGGTTAACAACTCCAATGATGATGAAAAGATCACTTGTGTTATTGCTGATACAACAGTTGGGTGGGCGCTAGAGGTTGCCGAGAAGATGGGGATCAAGAGAGTTGCGTTTTGCCCCTGTGGACCAGGAAGCTTGGCTTTGTTATTTCACATTCCAAGGCTTATTGAGGCCGGACATGTAAATGGTATTGATG GATCTCTTTTGAACGAGGAGTTGATCTGTCTGGCAAAGGATATCCCAGCCTTTAGCAGCAACAGATTGCCCTGGAGCTGCCCAAGTGATCTAACCGTACAAGAGATCCTTTTCCGACTTGCTCTACAATGCATCCCAGCTAAGAATCTTTCCAATTGGCTTCTTTGCAACTCTGTTTACGAACTTGACTCATCTGCTTGTGACTTGATTCCCAACATATTACCAATAGGCCCGTTACTTGCAAGTAATCATCTGGGTCATTATACTGGAAACCTTTGGCCTGAGGATTCGACTTGCATAAGCTGGCTCGATAAGCAACCTGCTGGCTCAGTCATTTATGTTGCCTTTGGAAGCCTAGCAACCTTAAGCCAGAACCAATTCAATGAACTAGCACTGGGTATTGAACTTGTAGGCCGGCCATTTTTATGGGTTGTCCGATCAGACTTCACCAATGGATCAGCTGCTGAATACCCAGATGGTTTCATAGAGAGAGTAGCTGAGCATGGAAAGATTGTTTCATGGGCACCCCAAGAAAAGGTGTTAGCTCACCCTTCTGTTGCATGTTTCTTATCCCATTGTGGATGGAACTCAACCATGGACGGCATAGGCATGGGAGTCCCCTTCCTATGCTGGCCTTACTTTGCAGATCAATTCCATAACCAGAGTTACATATGCGACAAATGGAAGGTGGGCTTGGGGTTGAACCCAGATGAAGATGGATTCATATCAAGGCATGAGATTAAGAAGAAGATCGAAATGTTGGTTTCTGATGATGGTATAAAAGCAAATGCAGAGAAGTTGAAGGAAATGGCTAGAAAAAGTGTGATTGAAGGTGGATCTTCTTACAAGAATTTCCAAACCTTTGTTGAAGCACTGAAACAATGA
- the LOC117905187 gene encoding UDP-glycosyltransferase 83A1-like isoform X1 produces MGRRPHVLIIPFPAQGHVTPLMKFAYQISDHGIKVTFVNSDFIHEKLVAALPDEDEARSRIGLASIPDGLGPGEDRKDLVKSTDSILRVMPGHLKELIEKVNNSNDDEKITCVIADTTVGWALEVAEKMGIQSVAFCPCGPGTLALVFDIPRLIEAGHVNGIDGSLLNEELICLAKDIPAFSSNRLPWSCPSDLTVQEILFRLALQCIPAKNLSNWLLCNSVYELDSSACDLIPNILPIGPLLASNHMGHYTGNFWPEDSTCISWLDNQPAGSVIYVAFGSLAILSQNQFNELALGIELVSRPFLWVVRSDFTNGSAAEYPDGFIERVAEHGKIVSWAPQEKLLAHPSVACFLSHCGWNSTMEGIGMGVPFLCWPYFADQFHNQSYICDKWKVGLGLNPDENGFISRHEIKKKIEMLVSDDGIKANAEKLKEMARKSISEGGSSYRNFKTFIEAMKH; encoded by the exons ATGGGCAGGCGACCTCATGTGCTGATTATTCCATTCCCAGCACAAGGACATGTTACTCCCCTTATGAAGTTTGCGTACCAGATTTCTGATCATGGGATCAAGGTCACCTTTGTTAACTCAGACTTCATACATGAAAAACTGGTGGCTGCACTGCCAGATGAGGATGAGGCTCGGAGTCGGATAGGGCTAGCCTCGATCCCAGATGGACTGGGTCCAGGGGAGGATCGAAAAGATTTGGTCAAGTCGACAGACAGTATTTTAAGAGTCATGCCGGGTCATTTGAAGGAGTTGATTGAGAAGGTTAACAACTCCAATGATGATGAAAAGATCACTTGTGTTATTGCTGATACAACAGTTGGGTGGGCGCTAGAGGTTGCCGAGAAGATGGGGATCCAGAGCGTTGCGTTTTGCCCCTGTGGACCAGGAACCTTGGCTTTGGTATTTGACATTCCAAGGCTTATTGAGGCCGGACATGTAAATGGTATTGATG GATCTCTTTTGAACGAGGAGTTGATCTGTCTGGCAAAGGATATCCCAGCCTTTAGCAGCAACAGATTGCCCTGGAGCTGCCCAAGTGATCTAACCGTACAAGAGATCCTTTTCCGACTTGCTCTACAATGCATCCCAGCTAAGAATCTTTCCAATTGGCTTCTTTGCAACTCTGTTTACGAACTTGACTCATCTGCTTGTGACTTGATTCCCAACATATTACCAATAGGCCCGTTACTTGCAAGTAATCATATGGGTCATTATACTGGAAACTTTTGGCCTGAGGATTCAACTTGCATAAGCTGGCTCGATAATCAACCTGCTGGCTCAGTCATTTATGTTGCCTTTGGAAGCCTAGCAATCTTGAGCCAGAACCAATTCAATGAACTAGCACTGGGTATTGAACTTGTAAGCCGGCCATTTTTATGGGTTGTCCGATCAGACTTCACCAATGGATCAGCTGCTGAATACCCAGATGGTTTCATAGAGAGAGTAGCTGAGCATGGAAAGATTGTTTCATGGGCACCCCAAGAAAAGCTGTTAGCTCACCCTTCTGTTGCATGTTTCTTATCCCATTGTGGATGGAACTCAACCATGGAAGGCATAGGCATGGGAGTCCCCTTCCTATGCTGGCCCTACTTTGCAGATCAATTCCATAACCAGAGTTACATATGCGACAAATGGAAGGTGGGCTTGGGGTTGAACCCAGATGAAAATGGATTCATATCAAGGCATGAGATTAAGAAGAAGATCGAAATGTTGGTTTCTGATGATGGTATAAAAGCAAATGCAGAGAAGTTGAAGGAAATGGCTAGAAAGAGTATAAGCGAAGGTGGATCTTCTTACAGGAATTTCAAAACCTTTATTGAAGCAATGAAACATTGA
- the LOC117905187 gene encoding UDP-glycosyltransferase 83A1-like isoform X2, whose protein sequence is MGRRPHVLIIPFPAQGHVTPLMKFAYQISDHGIKVTFVNSDFIHEKLVAALPDEDEARSRIGLASIPDGLGPGEDRKDLVKSTDSILRVMPGHLKELIEKVNNSNDDEKITCVIADTTVGWALEVAEKMGIQSVAFCPCGPGTLALVFDIPRLIEAGHVNGSLLNEELICLAKDIPAFSSNRLPWSCPSDLTVQEILFRLALQCIPAKNLSNWLLCNSVYELDSSACDLIPNILPIGPLLASNHMGHYTGNFWPEDSTCISWLDNQPAGSVIYVAFGSLAILSQNQFNELALGIELVSRPFLWVVRSDFTNGSAAEYPDGFIERVAEHGKIVSWAPQEKLLAHPSVACFLSHCGWNSTMEGIGMGVPFLCWPYFADQFHNQSYICDKWKVGLGLNPDENGFISRHEIKKKIEMLVSDDGIKANAEKLKEMARKSISEGGSSYRNFKTFIEAMKH, encoded by the exons ATGGGCAGGCGACCTCATGTGCTGATTATTCCATTCCCAGCACAAGGACATGTTACTCCCCTTATGAAGTTTGCGTACCAGATTTCTGATCATGGGATCAAGGTCACCTTTGTTAACTCAGACTTCATACATGAAAAACTGGTGGCTGCACTGCCAGATGAGGATGAGGCTCGGAGTCGGATAGGGCTAGCCTCGATCCCAGATGGACTGGGTCCAGGGGAGGATCGAAAAGATTTGGTCAAGTCGACAGACAGTATTTTAAGAGTCATGCCGGGTCATTTGAAGGAGTTGATTGAGAAGGTTAACAACTCCAATGATGATGAAAAGATCACTTGTGTTATTGCTGATACAACAGTTGGGTGGGCGCTAGAGGTTGCCGAGAAGATGGGGATCCAGAGCGTTGCGTTTTGCCCCTGTGGACCAGGAACCTTGGCTTTGGTATTTGACATTCCAAGGCTTATTGAGGCCGGACATGTAAATG GATCTCTTTTGAACGAGGAGTTGATCTGTCTGGCAAAGGATATCCCAGCCTTTAGCAGCAACAGATTGCCCTGGAGCTGCCCAAGTGATCTAACCGTACAAGAGATCCTTTTCCGACTTGCTCTACAATGCATCCCAGCTAAGAATCTTTCCAATTGGCTTCTTTGCAACTCTGTTTACGAACTTGACTCATCTGCTTGTGACTTGATTCCCAACATATTACCAATAGGCCCGTTACTTGCAAGTAATCATATGGGTCATTATACTGGAAACTTTTGGCCTGAGGATTCAACTTGCATAAGCTGGCTCGATAATCAACCTGCTGGCTCAGTCATTTATGTTGCCTTTGGAAGCCTAGCAATCTTGAGCCAGAACCAATTCAATGAACTAGCACTGGGTATTGAACTTGTAAGCCGGCCATTTTTATGGGTTGTCCGATCAGACTTCACCAATGGATCAGCTGCTGAATACCCAGATGGTTTCATAGAGAGAGTAGCTGAGCATGGAAAGATTGTTTCATGGGCACCCCAAGAAAAGCTGTTAGCTCACCCTTCTGTTGCATGTTTCTTATCCCATTGTGGATGGAACTCAACCATGGAAGGCATAGGCATGGGAGTCCCCTTCCTATGCTGGCCCTACTTTGCAGATCAATTCCATAACCAGAGTTACATATGCGACAAATGGAAGGTGGGCTTGGGGTTGAACCCAGATGAAAATGGATTCATATCAAGGCATGAGATTAAGAAGAAGATCGAAATGTTGGTTTCTGATGATGGTATAAAAGCAAATGCAGAGAAGTTGAAGGAAATGGCTAGAAAGAGTATAAGCGAAGGTGGATCTTCTTACAGGAATTTCAAAACCTTTATTGAAGCAATGAAACATTGA
- the LOC117905188 gene encoding UDP-glycosyltransferase 83A1-like isoform X2 yields MGRPHVLIIPCPAQGHVTPLMKFAYQISDHGIKVTFVNSDFIHEKLVAALPDEDEAQSRIGLASIPDGLGPGEDRKDLLKSTDSMLRVMPGHLKELIEKVNNSNDDEKITCVIADTTVGWALEVAEKMGIKRVAFCPCGPGSLALLFHIPRLIEAGHVNGSLLNEELICLAKDIPAFSSNRLPWSCPSDLTVQEILFRLALQCIPAKNLSNWLLCNSVYELDSSACDLIPNILPIGPLLASNHLGHYTGNLWPEDSTCISWLDKQPAGSVIYVAFGSLATLSQNQFNELALGIELVGRPFLWVVRSDFTNGSAAEYPDGFIERVAEHGKIVSWAPQEKVLAHPSVACFLSHCGWNSTMDGIGMGVPFLCWPYFADQFHNQSYICDKWKVGLGLNPDEDGFISRHEIKKKIEMLVSDDGIKANAEKLKEMARKSVIEGGSSYKNFQTFVEALKQ; encoded by the exons GCGTACCAGATTTCTGATCATGGGATCAAGGTCACCTTTGTTAACTCAGACTTCATACATGAAAAACTGGTGGCTGCACTGCCAGATGAGGATGAGGCTCAGAGTCGGATAGGGCTAGCCTCAATCCCAGATGGACTGGGTCCAGGGGAGGATCGAAAAGATTTACTCAAGTCGACAGACAGTATGTTAAGAGTCATGCCGGGTCATTTGAAGGAGTTAATTGAGAAGGTTAACAACTCCAATGATGATGAAAAGATCACTTGTGTTATTGCTGATACAACAGTTGGGTGGGCGCTAGAGGTTGCCGAGAAGATGGGGATCAAGAGAGTTGCGTTTTGCCCCTGTGGACCAGGAAGCTTGGCTTTGTTATTTCACATTCCAAGGCTTATTGAGGCCGGACATGTAAATG GATCTCTTTTGAACGAGGAGTTGATCTGTCTGGCAAAGGATATCCCAGCCTTTAGCAGCAACAGATTGCCCTGGAGCTGCCCAAGTGATCTAACCGTACAAGAGATCCTTTTCCGACTTGCTCTACAATGCATCCCAGCTAAGAATCTTTCCAATTGGCTTCTTTGCAACTCTGTTTACGAACTTGACTCATCTGCTTGTGACTTGATTCCCAACATATTACCAATAGGCCCGTTACTTGCAAGTAATCATCTGGGTCATTATACTGGAAACCTTTGGCCTGAGGATTCGACTTGCATAAGCTGGCTCGATAAGCAACCTGCTGGCTCAGTCATTTATGTTGCCTTTGGAAGCCTAGCAACCTTAAGCCAGAACCAATTCAATGAACTAGCACTGGGTATTGAACTTGTAGGCCGGCCATTTTTATGGGTTGTCCGATCAGACTTCACCAATGGATCAGCTGCTGAATACCCAGATGGTTTCATAGAGAGAGTAGCTGAGCATGGAAAGATTGTTTCATGGGCACCCCAAGAAAAGGTGTTAGCTCACCCTTCTGTTGCATGTTTCTTATCCCATTGTGGATGGAACTCAACCATGGACGGCATAGGCATGGGAGTCCCCTTCCTATGCTGGCCTTACTTTGCAGATCAATTCCATAACCAGAGTTACATATGCGACAAATGGAAGGTGGGCTTGGGGTTGAACCCAGATGAAGATGGATTCATATCAAGGCATGAGATTAAGAAGAAGATCGAAATGTTGGTTTCTGATGATGGTATAAAAGCAAATGCAGAGAAGTTGAAGGAAATGGCTAGAAAAAGTGTGATTGAAGGTGGATCTTCTTACAAGAATTTCCAAACCTTTGTTGAAGCACTGAAACAATGA